GTCATCAAGGAAGGCTCCCGCCGCGGCGTCATCATGGCGGCGGGACATTCCATGGCCACCGCCGCCGACGTCGGCCGCGCCGTCGTCGAGGGCGGCCTGCGCCACGTCACCCACGTCTTCAACGCCATGCGCCCCCTGCATCACCGCGAAGAGACGCTCCTCACCGCCGCGCTCCTCATGAACCGCCTCTCCTGCGGCATGATCTACGACCGGCAACACCTGAGCGCCGGCACCGCCCTTCTTCTGCTCAAGCTCAAGCCCGTCGGTTCCCTGGTTCTCGTCAGCGACACGACCTTCGCCCTGGGCGCCCCGGACGGCGAAATCCGCGCGGACGGAGAAACCTACGTCGTGGGCGGCGGCCGCGTGATCGTCAAGTCCACGGGGCGCCTGGCCGGAAGCGCCTTCTCCATCCTCGACGGCGTGCGATGCCTCATCGAAGACACCCGCGTTCCCCCGGCCCTGGCCTTCTACATGGCCAGCGGGGCCCCCGCGCGCCTCTTGGGCCTTCAGCGTAAACTCGGAACCCTCCGGCCCGGCGCGTGGGCCGACGTCGTCCTTCTGGGGCCCGGCCTGCGCGTGGTCCGCACCTTCGTGGGAGGCGAGCTTCTCTACGAAAATCCGGACGCGTAGGACGAGCCATGGAAATCGTCATCCAGCCCGACTACGACCGCCTCTGCGACGAGGCCGCCGCGATGGTCTTCGAGGCGCTGGCCCGCAAGCCGGACCTCGTCCTCGGCCTGGCCACCGGCCGGACCCCGCTGGGCCTCTACGAACGCCTGGCGCGCCGCCCGGACGCCTTCGCCCGCGCCGCGTTCTTCAACCTGGACGAGTTTTACGGCCTCCCGCCGGCTCATCCGGCAAGCTTTCACGCCTATCTGCGGCGTCATCTGATCGACCGCGTGAAGCACGATCCGGCGCGCGTGCACCTCCTGCGCGGGGACGTGGCGGATCTCGACCGGGCTGCCCAGGAGTACGAGGACCGCATCCGCGCCGCCGGGGGCATCGACCTTCAGATCCTCGGCATCGGCCGCAACGGACACATCGGCTTCAACGAACCGGGATCCTCCCTCGGCTCCCGCACCCGCGCCAAGACCCTGGAGCCGGAAACCGTCGCCGAGTACGCCAAGTCCGGCCAGGAACTTCCGCGCTTCGCGATCACCCTGGGCGTGGGCACGATCATGGAGGCGCGGCGGCTGCTCCTTCTGGCCTCGGGCGAGAGCAAGGCGGAGATCATCCAGAGGATGGTGGAAGGGCCGGTCACCGCGGAGGTCCCGGCGTCCGCGATCCAGTTCCATCCGCGCGCCGTCGTCGTCCTGGACGAACCGGCCGCCTCCCGGCTCAAGCGCCGGGAGTACTACAAGTGGGTTTACGCGAACAAGTACCGCGTGGGCCAGACGCCCCCGGGAGCAGCGCCAACCCCGCCGCCGCCGCGAGGCTGAGCCCCGCGCCCGTCAGAAACGGCGCCCGCGGGGAAGCGGCCGTCCAGAGCCATCCCGCCAGCAGCCCCGCCGGAAGAACGCACAGGCCCTGCACCGTCGCCAGGATCCCGTACGCCGTGGCGCGCCGCTCCGGCGGCACGAGATCCGCCACGAGCGCCTTGCCCACGCCCTCCGTCAGTCCGTAGTAGACTCCGTAGAGGAGCAGAAGCGGAACCAGCGGACCCGCGTCCCGGGCGAATCCGAACCCGGCATAGACCGCCGCGTACAGGATCCACCCCGCGGCCAGGAACCGCCGGCGCCCGAATCGGTCCGAAAGCGCCCCCGCCGGCAGGGAAAAAAGGACGCTCATGAGGTTGAAGGCCGCCAGAAGGAGAAAAAGCTGCGGGAGGCTCATCCCCAGATCCGCCGCCCGCAGGATGAGAAAGGAGTCCGTCGAGTTGCCCAGCGAGAAAAGCACCGTGATCGCGATGAAGGTCCAGAAGGGCCGCCCCAGCGACGAGCCCGCCGCCGGGCTCTGCGGCGTCGGAGCGGGCAGGATCCGCCGGGCCGGCTCCCGCACGAGGCCCGCCAGGACCAGCGTGGACAGCCCCGGAACGACGATGAAGAGGACGAGGTTCCGGAACGTTCCCGCCGCCAGCGGCGCCGCCGGATCCTGGGAGAGCGCCACGATCAGGGCGCCCGCCACGAGGCTCACCATCGCCCCCGCGGGATCGAGCGCGTGGTGAAGTCCGAAGGCGCGCCCCCGCTCCGAAGGGGCGGCGGCGTCGGCGATGAGCGCGTCCCGGGGCGGGACCCGCAGTCCCTTGCCCACGCGGTCGAGGACGCGGACCAGAAGCACCTGCCCCCATCCGGCCGCAAAGTAGAGCAGGGGCTTCACCAGGTTCGAGAGCGCGTACCCGGCCAGCACGAAGGGCTTCCGGCGGCGGGCGCGGTCGGCCCACCAGCCCGTGACGATCTGAAGGAGCGTGGCCGCGGATTCCGCCGCGCCGTCCACGAGGCCCACGACGATCGGGGGCGCCCCCAGGACCGCGACCACATAGAGGGGAAGTGCCCCCTTAAGGAGCACTTCGCTGGCCACGTCGTTGGCGAAGCTCGCCAGGGAGAGAAGAACGACCGTCCGGGGAAACCCCCGGCGCGCGCGCGCCGCCGGAACCGCCGCCGCTTCCGCGGATTCGCTCACGGCATCCCCGCGTCCATCCGCTCCAGCTCCTCGGGCGTTACCGG
The window above is part of the Planctomycetota bacterium genome. Proteins encoded here:
- the nagA gene encoding N-acetylglucosamine-6-phosphate deacetylase, with amino-acid sequence MPPATLLSGCTVLDAELYLPRGDILIEGGRIRKVASRISARGVRVVPARGLVAVPGLIDTQINGGFGVSFSEASPDQVADIARRLLSHGVTGFLPTLISLPKDVTLRAIGNVVRAAGSPGGARILGLHLEGPFLHPERRGAHKEEHLRRPSLAEFRRYLRAARGLLRMMTLAPELPGALAVIKEGSRRGVIMAAGHSMATAADVGRAVVEGGLRHVTHVFNAMRPLHHREETLLTAALLMNRLSCGMIYDRQHLSAGTALLLLKLKPVGSLVLVSDTTFALGAPDGEIRADGETYVVGGGRVIVKSTGRLAGSAFSILDGVRCLIEDTRVPPALAFYMASGAPARLLGLQRKLGTLRPGAWADVVLLGPGLRVVRTFVGGELLYENPDA
- a CDS encoding glucosamine-6-phosphate deaminase; translation: MEIVIQPDYDRLCDEAAAMVFEALARKPDLVLGLATGRTPLGLYERLARRPDAFARAAFFNLDEFYGLPPAHPASFHAYLRRHLIDRVKHDPARVHLLRGDVADLDRAAQEYEDRIRAAGGIDLQILGIGRNGHIGFNEPGSSLGSRTRAKTLEPETVAEYAKSGQELPRFAITLGVGTIMEARRLLLLASGESKAEIIQRMVEGPVTAEVPASAIQFHPRAVVVLDEPAASRLKRREYYKWVYANKYRVGQTPPGAAPTPPPPRG
- a CDS encoding MFS transporter, producing MSESAEAAAVPAARARRGFPRTVVLLSLASFANDVASEVLLKGALPLYVVAVLGAPPIVVGLVDGAAESAATLLQIVTGWWADRARRRKPFVLAGYALSNLVKPLLYFAAGWGQVLLVRVLDRVGKGLRVPPRDALIADAAAPSERGRAFGLHHALDPAGAMVSLVAGALIVALSQDPAAPLAAGTFRNLVLFIVVPGLSTLVLAGLVREPARRILPAPTPQSPAAGSSLGRPFWTFIAITVLFSLGNSTDSFLILRAADLGMSLPQLFLLLAAFNLMSVLFSLPAGALSDRFGRRRFLAAGWILYAAVYAGFGFARDAGPLVPLLLLYGVYYGLTEGVGKALVADLVPPERRATAYGILATVQGLCVLPAGLLAGWLWTAASPRAPFLTGAGLSLAAAAGLALLPGASGPRGTCSRKPTCSTPGA